The Gloeocapsa sp. DLM2.Bin57 genomic sequence GATCGCCATTCTCCCCCATTAGCACAAATGGTAAGTAACGAAGAGATTGAAAGAATAGCCATAGAGGAAGTAATTAAATACGAAGAAAGTAGAGGTTGGAGAGTAGAAAGCGTCGAGACAGAAAATAGTGGTTTTGACCTAAAATCCAGACTACCACACCCAGAAGATGCCCAAACCGCTAAAGACATGGTAAGATACATTGAAGTTAAAGGTAGAGCTACTCAAGGAGACATCGCCTTAACCACTAATGAGTATAAAACCGCTCAACGTCTCAAAGATGACTACTGGCTTTATGTAGTCTTTAATTGTGCCACTAATCCGCAAATTCATTGTATCAATAATCCCGCGCAACTAGATTGGAAAGCGATCGCTAAGGTTGAGCATTATCAAATTGATTACCAAGAAATTAGTAGGGTTTGAGGGAAGATCTGAGCTTACGGTTGATTTTGATAGCGATTCAATAAAGATTCAATCAACATTGCTGAAACTCGAAATGTTGTCTTCTCAAGGCGGTTAATTGCTGTGGGAAAATCCACTAGATTTCGCTTAGCTGCTTCATCTAATATACCGAGCACCCCTGTTACCCTCAAACCGCGAGAGCAAGCAATTTTTCTTCCCAAAGCATCGTCAACGAGCACTAAATTTGCATCTAGCTGTTCTGCTAAAATAATAGCTGCTCTTTCCCCCGAATCAAGAACCTCTAAATCACGATCTAAACAAGGAGCGACATTTTGAATAATTAACCAATCTGGAGGAGTCTCAATCCATTTTTGGACAACCCTCGGTGATTTAATATGAGATAATTCTTGTTGAATAATTTTGGGGATAAGCACCTCATCATAAAGTTGAGGAAGGAGTTCAATTTCGTCGATAAGTAACAGATAACAAATTGGGGAGGTATCTGAAACGACAATCATAGAGTATTGAGCTTCCCCTCTTTTCGGAGTTGTTCATGAGTTTGTCGATCTGCTTCAAAATCAGCTTCGTTATAAGCCAAATCAATTCCTTTAGCTTGGAGAAAAGTATCAACTTCTAAGCTGGTTTTCATCCCTAATAACTCCCGAACTTTTCCCACACTAATTGAGCCTTCCCGATAGGCTTCAATCGCAATCATTTCCATTAGCTTACGTTCTAGACTACCCCATTTAGCCAAAAGGGAATCTGCCACCTCATCTGGCAAAGCAATCTCAATTTGCATCAATTTTATCTCCGACAGTCCTTTTGACTATTTTAACATGTGAGCCAACTCAGGTAGAGATTTGAATTTGATTACTCAGTCCCGGCTCTCGGTGTATCTATGATGATAATATTGAATGGTATAAAAAGCTATTGGCAAAAAGATATGTTACAAGACTTAGACCGAATTACTTTTGACCCTAAAATTATGAGGGGAAAAGCCTGCATCAGAGGAATGCGGATACCAGTTTCTTTGATTATTAACTTAGTTGCTAATGGTAAAACTACCACAGAGATTATCGAAGATTATCCTTATCTTGAACCTGAAGATATACGACAGTCTTTATTCTATGCAGCTTGGTTAAGTGAAGAAAAAATTATTAT encodes the following:
- a CDS encoding UPF0175 family protein, with the translated sequence MQIEIALPDEVADSLLAKWGSLERKLMEMIAIEAYREGSISVGKVRELLGMKTSLEVDTFLQAKGIDLAYNEADFEADRQTHEQLRKEGKLNTL
- a CDS encoding DUF3368 domain-containing protein, coding for MIVVSDTSPICYLLLIDEIELLPQLYDEVLIPKIIQQELSHIKSPRVVQKWIETPPDWLIIQNVAPCLDRDLEVLDSGERAAIILAEQLDANLVLVDDALGRKIACSRGLRVTGVLGILDEAAKRNLVDFPTAINRLEKTTFRVSAMLIESLLNRYQNQP
- a CDS encoding DUF433 domain-containing protein, whose translation is MLQDLDRITFDPKIMRGKACIRGMRIPVSLIINLVANGKTTTEIIEDYPYLEPEDIRQSLFYAAWLSEEKIIINSLD